The proteins below come from a single Kitasatospora sp. NBC_00315 genomic window:
- a CDS encoding FadR/GntR family transcriptional regulator: MLFTRILKLCPPIADKGCVSTLAHPTMTTTRPADGPAPGPGELDRFSYADRPTPPAPRWDGVESDLVRVGRKTTSSRGRGLHGQLVQQLGQMIVSGDLGADRPLVPEEIGQRFEVSRTVVRESLRVLEAKGLVSARPNVGTRVRPVADWNLLDPDIIEWRAFGPQRDEQRRELFELRWAIEPLAARLAAGHGREDVQQRLVELTEIMGHATAQADQLTFARADGELHILVLQMAGNRMLEHLSGIISCALQVSGGASASCERPSESSVGLHIRLVDALGTGDGTAAEAATRALLTVHPEIEPSVPAPREH, translated from the coding sequence GTGCTTTTCACGAGAATTCTCAAGCTGTGCCCGCCGATCGCCGACAAAGGATGTGTGAGTACCCTTGCGCACCCCACCATGACCACCACCCGTCCGGCCGACGGCCCCGCCCCCGGCCCCGGTGAGCTGGACCGTTTCTCCTACGCCGACCGGCCGACCCCGCCGGCGCCCCGCTGGGACGGAGTCGAGTCCGACCTCGTCCGGGTCGGACGCAAGACCACCAGCAGCCGCGGCCGCGGCCTGCACGGCCAGCTCGTCCAGCAGCTCGGCCAGATGATCGTCTCCGGGGATCTCGGTGCCGACCGGCCGCTCGTCCCCGAGGAGATCGGCCAGCGGTTCGAGGTCTCCCGCACCGTCGTCCGTGAATCCCTGCGCGTACTGGAGGCCAAGGGCCTGGTCAGCGCGCGTCCCAACGTCGGCACCCGGGTCCGTCCGGTCGCCGACTGGAACCTGCTCGACCCCGACATCATCGAGTGGCGCGCCTTCGGTCCGCAGCGCGACGAGCAGCGCCGCGAGCTGTTCGAGCTCCGCTGGGCGATCGAGCCGCTGGCGGCCCGGCTGGCCGCCGGCCACGGCCGGGAGGACGTCCAGCAGCGCCTGGTCGAGCTGACCGAGATCATGGGCCACGCCACCGCCCAGGCCGACCAGCTCACGTTCGCGCGGGCCGACGGCGAGCTGCACATCCTGGTCCTGCAGATGGCGGGCAACCGGATGCTGGAGCACCTCTCGGGGATCATCTCCTGCGCACTCCAGGTCTCCGGCGGTGCGTCCGCCTCCTGCGAGCGGCCCTCGGAGTCCTCGGTCGGTCTGCACATCCGGCTGGTCGACGCGCTGGGCACGGGCGACGGCACGGCGGCCGAAGCGGCGACCCGGGCGCTGCTCACCGTCCACCCGGAGATCGAGCCCTCCGTCCCCGCACCGCGCGAGCACTGA
- a CDS encoding ATP-binding cassette domain-containing protein, with amino-acid sequence MIQITGLTKSYRRGRPPALLDLTFDARPGMVTAVLGPEDAGKTTALRLMVQLERGQGVTLFDGRTYRGLRRPEREVGVVLPAARTVAGHPGRKARGHLRMLAAAAGVPAKRADELLEQTRLATVADYRLRTFSPGMNRRLALAGALLGDPGTLLLDAPTEGLSPRNVEWFHSFLRSFAVAGGTVLMTTRTAREAAEVADRVVTLEHGRLVADQPVAEFRSTRLRSEVAVRGPQMARLADLLAEQGAEVRREGAVGIAVAGIGRTEIGELAYRHGILLHELADRVAEQPAVRAVLPAASGRSGHVRLQQGRAAQPVPAVPQLRRPAEPSYALRSAGAGPSAGEAVVPSGRSAAESTARTRVATPPTTHPDDQATAHPADHLADRPADHLTGHVTDHLGDRPADHLTDHLTDHLTDHLTDHLGARPAVRPTEDPVRHPAPLPGPGTDHRSE; translated from the coding sequence ATGATCCAGATCACCGGACTGACCAAGAGCTATCGCCGGGGCCGCCCCCCGGCCCTGCTCGATCTCACCTTCGACGCCAGGCCGGGCATGGTGACCGCCGTCCTGGGGCCGGAGGACGCGGGCAAGACCACCGCGTTGCGTCTGATGGTCCAACTCGAACGCGGTCAGGGTGTCACGCTCTTCGACGGCCGGACCTACCGAGGTCTTCGCCGGCCCGAGCGGGAGGTCGGTGTCGTGCTTCCCGCCGCCCGCACGGTCGCCGGCCACCCCGGGCGAAAGGCCCGTGGACACCTGCGGATGCTCGCCGCCGCCGCCGGAGTGCCGGCGAAGCGGGCCGACGAGCTGTTGGAGCAGACCCGGCTGGCCACGGTCGCCGACTACCGGCTGCGGACCTTCTCGCCGGGGATGAACCGTCGGCTCGCGCTCGCCGGGGCCCTGCTCGGAGATCCGGGCACGCTGCTGCTGGACGCGCCGACCGAGGGGTTGTCACCCCGGAACGTCGAGTGGTTCCACTCGTTCCTGCGCTCCTTCGCCGTCGCGGGCGGGACGGTCCTGATGACCACCCGCACCGCGCGGGAGGCGGCCGAGGTCGCGGACCGGGTGGTCACGCTGGAGCACGGCCGCCTGGTCGCGGACCAGCCCGTCGCCGAGTTCCGATCGACGCGGCTTCGCTCCGAGGTCGCCGTCCGGGGCCCGCAGATGGCCAGGCTCGCCGACCTGCTCGCGGAACAGGGCGCCGAGGTGCGCCGGGAGGGCGCGGTGGGCATCGCGGTGGCCGGGATCGGCCGTACGGAGATCGGTGAACTGGCCTACCGGCACGGCATCCTGCTGCACGAACTGGCGGACCGGGTGGCCGAGCAGCCCGCCGTCCGGGCCGTTCTGCCCGCTGCCTCCGGGCGCTCCGGCCATGTGCGCCTCCAGCAGGGGCGCGCGGCCCAGCCGGTGCCCGCCGTACCCCAGTTGCGCCGCCCCGCGGAGCCGTCCTACGCGCTCCGGTCGGCGGGCGCGGGCCCGTCTGCGGGGGAGGCCGTCGTGCCGTCCGGTAGGTCGGCCGCCGAATCGACGGCACGGACCAGGGTCGCGACACCCCCCACGACGCACCCCGACGACCAGGCCACGGCGCACCCCGCCGACCACCTCGCCGACCGGCCCGCCGACCACCTCACCGGCCACGTCACCGACCACCTCGGCGACCGGCCCGCCGACCACCTCACCGACCACCTCACCGACCACCTCACCGACCACCTCACCGACCACCTCGGCGCCCGTCCCGCGGTCCGCCCCACCGAGGATCCCGTCCGCCACCCCGCGCCCCTGCCCGGGCCCGGCACCGACCACCGGAGCGAGTGA
- a CDS encoding NUDIX domain-containing protein has product MSRYDPSAFPPFAVTVDLVVLTVREDALCALLVRRGEPPFQGYWALPGGFVRLDEGLAEAASRELAEETGLRAHSAPEHGSAGAHLEQLATYGHPQRDPRMRVVSVAYLVLAPDLPTPRPGGDASSARWAPVADLLGGNPVDGVPLAFDHGLILADGVERARSKIEYSSLATAFCSAEFTVGELRRVYEAVWGVSLDPRNFHRKVTGTPGFLLPSGGTTTRQGGRPAQLFTAGGATDLNPPMLRPES; this is encoded by the coding sequence ATGTCGCGTTATGACCCGTCGGCCTTCCCCCCGTTCGCTGTCACGGTCGACCTGGTGGTGCTGACGGTGCGGGAGGACGCGCTCTGCGCCCTGCTGGTCCGACGGGGTGAGCCACCGTTCCAGGGCTACTGGGCGTTGCCCGGTGGCTTCGTCCGCCTCGACGAGGGCCTCGCCGAGGCGGCGTCCCGCGAGCTGGCCGAGGAGACCGGACTACGGGCGCACTCCGCGCCCGAGCACGGTTCGGCCGGAGCCCACCTGGAGCAGCTGGCCACCTACGGCCATCCGCAACGCGACCCCCGGATGCGGGTGGTCAGCGTGGCGTACCTGGTGCTCGCGCCCGATCTGCCGACCCCCCGCCCCGGCGGCGACGCCAGCAGCGCCCGCTGGGCCCCGGTCGCGGATCTGCTGGGCGGCAACCCGGTCGACGGCGTGCCGCTCGCCTTCGACCACGGGCTGATCCTCGCCGACGGCGTGGAGCGGGCTCGCTCCAAGATCGAGTACTCCTCGCTGGCAACGGCCTTCTGCTCGGCGGAGTTCACCGTCGGCGAGCTGCGCCGGGTCTACGAGGCGGTCTGGGGCGTCTCGCTCGACCCGCGGAACTTCCACCGGAAGGTCACCGGCACTCCGGGTTTCCTGCTGCCTTCCGGCGGTACGACGACCCGTCAGGGCGGCCGTCCGGCGCAGCTCTTCACCGCGGGCGGGGCAACGGACCTCAACCCGCCGATGCTCCGCCCGGAGTCCTGA
- a CDS encoding glycogen debranching N-terminal domain-containing protein — protein sequence MTASGPDGQLRGHGLHGFYRSGLRVLARLELRLGGIEPLPLQGTLTSAAEARFLGAIRLPGDPDPDPALTVERLRHADGVETITVRNGGSRPARLPLELAMGTDLGPIAEIAAGLRSSDLPSQVQSAGLRWSGHGRSATVTAKPSPHAVLAGAGVLRWDLEIQPGSRWSVELRTELESTGPGPRPPGGRGTGVPLPWSDVEVRCDDPRVELLVPRSLDALGGLLLADPDRPTDLYAASGAPWRLGLAAADALWAARLMLPLGTRLAAGTLRALARRQQPAAGPGRAPEGLLPGALRHAGPELPPSCTATEATLLFVTVLAEAWRWGLPRQEVAELLPAAERALGTLRTGLIEGFVTDLSRPVEERATNAPAARSEVQAQALRAALHGAELLEAFGRPGAEEWRDWAAALRSRFRERFWVDDLSGGRPAAALAAGGRPLPALASSLVHLLDPGLSGDGGRHEGLLDREQTRMLAQRLTAPELDCGWGLRTLSAKSPRFNPLGHRSGAVRVHETAIAVGGLAEAGFEREAGALLEGLLGASAFLEGRLPEMYAGEQRVAGCPPVPHPAACRPAAVSAAGAVHAVFALAGVRPDTPAGRVTVRPASTAPLGELQLTGLRVAGEPFSVRVSRIGVAVVEEASAELQLGSR from the coding sequence ATGACGGCGTCCGGGCCGGACGGCCAGCTGCGCGGGCACGGCCTGCACGGCTTCTACCGGTCGGGGCTCCGGGTGCTGGCCCGACTTGAGCTGCGGCTCGGCGGTATCGAACCGCTGCCGCTCCAGGGCACGCTCACCTCGGCCGCGGAGGCACGCTTCCTCGGCGCGATCCGCCTGCCCGGAGATCCCGACCCGGATCCGGCCCTCACCGTCGAGCGGTTGCGACATGCCGACGGCGTCGAGACCATCACCGTGCGCAACGGCGGGAGCCGCCCGGCCCGCCTGCCGCTCGAACTGGCGATGGGCACCGATCTCGGGCCGATCGCCGAGATCGCCGCCGGACTGCGCTCCTCCGACCTGCCCAGCCAGGTGCAGTCGGCGGGCCTGCGCTGGAGCGGGCACGGGCGCAGCGCCACGGTGACGGCCAAGCCCTCACCGCACGCCGTCCTGGCCGGTGCGGGGGTGCTGCGATGGGATCTGGAGATCCAGCCGGGATCACGGTGGTCCGTGGAGTTGCGGACCGAGCTGGAGAGCACCGGGCCCGGCCCCAGGCCCCCGGGCGGCCGGGGTACGGGAGTGCCGCTTCCCTGGTCGGACGTCGAGGTGCGCTGCGACGATCCGCGTGTCGAACTGCTCGTTCCACGCTCGCTGGACGCCCTGGGCGGCCTGCTGCTCGCCGACCCGGACCGGCCCACCGACCTCTACGCCGCCTCCGGCGCCCCCTGGCGCCTGGGCCTGGCCGCCGCCGACGCGCTCTGGGCGGCCAGACTCATGCTGCCCCTCGGCACCCGCCTGGCCGCCGGGACGCTGCGTGCGCTGGCCCGCCGTCAGCAACCCGCCGCCGGGCCGGGCCGGGCTCCGGAGGGCCTTCTTCCCGGCGCGCTGCGGCATGCGGGGCCCGAGCTGCCGCCGTCCTGCACGGCCACCGAGGCCACCCTGCTGTTCGTCACCGTGCTGGCCGAGGCCTGGCGCTGGGGCCTGCCGCGGCAGGAGGTCGCCGAGCTGCTCCCAGCGGCCGAGCGCGCTCTCGGCACGCTGCGCACCGGCCTGATCGAGGGCTTCGTGACGGATCTGAGCCGCCCCGTGGAGGAGCGTGCGACGAACGCTCCGGCGGCCCGGAGCGAGGTCCAGGCACAAGCGCTGCGTGCCGCGCTGCACGGAGCGGAGCTGTTGGAGGCGTTCGGCCGGCCCGGGGCCGAGGAATGGCGTGACTGGGCGGCCGCCCTGCGTTCGCGCTTCCGTGAGCGCTTCTGGGTCGACGACCTCTCGGGCGGCCGTCCGGCCGCCGCGCTGGCCGCCGGGGGCCGGCCGCTGCCCGCGCTGGCCTCCTCCCTCGTTCACCTGCTGGATCCCGGGCTGTCCGGCGACGGGGGCCGGCACGAGGGCCTGCTCGACCGGGAGCAGACCCGGATGCTGGCGCAGCGCCTCACCGCGCCGGAGTTGGACTGCGGATGGGGCCTGCGGACACTCAGTGCGAAGTCCCCGCGCTTCAACCCCCTCGGTCACCGAAGCGGAGCGGTGCGGGTGCACGAGACCGCGATCGCGGTCGGGGGGCTGGCCGAAGCGGGCTTCGAACGGGAGGCCGGCGCGCTGCTGGAGGGCCTGCTGGGAGCCTCGGCCTTCCTGGAGGGGCGCCTCCCTGAGATGTACGCGGGCGAGCAGCGGGTGGCGGGCTGCCCGCCGGTTCCGCACCCGGCGGCCTGCCGCCCGGCGGCCGTCTCGGCGGCGGGAGCGGTCCACGCGGTCTTCGCCCTGGCCGGAGTCCGACCGGACACCCCGGCCGGACGGGTGACCGTCCGGCCCGCCAGCACGGCGCCCCTCGGGGAACTCCAGCTGACCGGTCTGCGGGTGGCCGGGGAGCCGTTCTCGGTCCGGGTGAGCCGGATCGGTGTGGCGGTGGTGGAGGAGGCGTCCGCGGAGCTTCAGCTCGGATCCCGCTGA
- a CDS encoding alpha/beta fold hydrolase, which produces MSTASRLPGIVTTDHVFRLPLDHTTPEGEHIEVYAREVVAAGRESDDLPWLLFLQGGPGGKAGRPLGRDGWLVRALDDYRVLLLDQRGTGRSTPATRQTLARRGTPRAQADYLAHFRADSIVRDAELIRRRLLGDDGRWSLLGQSFGGFCTLTYLSIAPESLREAFVTGGLAGLHSSAEDVYRAAYPRVIRKNEAHYARYPDDVAAVRRIAAHLAGSPAELPDGGLLTVEAFQALGTLLGGASGSDTLHYLLEEAWVEGVSGAELSDTFLAEAQAKLSFAQGPLYAVLHESIYGQRTVDPAGTGWAAERVREEFPAFDAAAALDSGAPVLFTGEMIYPWMFETDPALRPLRETARLLAERTDWPDLYDPARLAANEVPVMAAIYHDDMYVDTAASLETAGAVRGLRFWITNEWEHDGLRVSGGKVLDRLIAMARGEF; this is translated from the coding sequence ATGTCCACCGCCAGTCGGCTGCCCGGAATCGTCACGACCGATCACGTCTTCCGCCTGCCTCTCGATCACACCACTCCCGAGGGCGAGCACATCGAGGTGTACGCCCGGGAGGTGGTCGCCGCCGGCCGGGAGAGCGACGATCTGCCCTGGCTGCTGTTCCTCCAGGGCGGCCCGGGCGGCAAGGCCGGCCGCCCACTCGGCCGGGACGGCTGGCTCGTGCGCGCACTCGACGACTACCGGGTGCTGCTGCTGGACCAGCGCGGCACCGGGCGCTCCACCCCGGCCACCCGGCAGACGCTGGCCCGGCGGGGGACGCCCCGGGCGCAGGCCGACTATCTCGCGCACTTCCGGGCCGACTCCATCGTCCGGGACGCCGAGCTGATCCGTCGCCGGCTGCTGGGCGACGACGGGCGCTGGAGCCTGCTCGGCCAGAGCTTCGGCGGTTTCTGCACGCTGACCTACCTCTCGATCGCCCCCGAGAGCCTGCGCGAGGCTTTCGTCACCGGTGGACTGGCGGGGCTGCACAGCTCCGCCGAGGACGTCTACCGCGCGGCGTACCCCCGGGTGATCCGCAAGAACGAGGCGCACTACGCCCGTTACCCGGACGACGTGGCCGCGGTGCGGCGGATCGCCGCGCACCTGGCCGGCTCCCCCGCCGAACTGCCCGACGGCGGACTGCTCACCGTCGAGGCCTTCCAGGCCCTGGGCACCCTGCTCGGCGGTGCGTCGGGCTCGGACACCCTGCACTACCTCCTGGAGGAGGCCTGGGTCGAGGGAGTGTCGGGCGCCGAACTGTCGGACACCTTCCTGGCCGAGGCCCAGGCCAAGCTGTCCTTCGCACAGGGGCCGCTGTACGCCGTACTGCACGAGTCGATCTACGGACAGCGGACGGTGGACCCGGCGGGAACGGGATGGGCCGCCGAGCGCGTCCGCGAGGAGTTCCCCGCCTTCGACGCCGCCGCCGCGCTCGACTCCGGGGCGCCGGTCCTGTTCACCGGCGAGATGATCTACCCCTGGATGTTCGAGACCGACCCCGCTCTTCGCCCGCTGCGGGAGACGGCCCGACTCCTCGCCGAACGCACCGACTGGCCCGACCTCTACGACCCGGCGCGGCTGGCGGCCAACGAGGTGCCGGTCATGGCGGCGATCTATCACGACGACATGTACGTGGACACGGCCGCCTCCCTGGAGACGGCGGGCGCCGTACGCGGCCTGCGGTTCTGGATCACCAACGAGTGGGAGCACGACGGTCTCCGGGTGAGTGGCGGCAAGGTGCTGGACCGCCTGATCGCGATGGCGCGCGGGGAGTTCTAG
- a CDS encoding DUF4192 domain-containing protein produces the protein MNDERSTLSSNPLPGHLPVRMRGPADMAELLPYLLGFFPDDSIVAVGLHGADLEQGGVIRLDIPESPEEWQEAAGETAALLVRLSEQRGGKPAQVLLYLCQDPDPGRPEDPGHAPDAADGATGADPATRGPGRRRREGRTTVERLEPLAEELRAAFELRGVKVKESLCVSDGRWWSFLCNRTGCCEPTGTVIRRTSGPGPVVAAATFAGLAPRGSRKAIMAGLAPIDGPEAERQRLALERFAHPAGGLNTPEGDRAGALLDEVMAEFIAGARGIDEHRAALLLTGLQDKRLRDRAAEFAEPDELAGAQRLWRFLAQRCVIPYDECASAPLTLLAWTSWLAGDSATARIALARVLKLDPYYLLAQLLHESLNGGLPPDLLLKGLRAERARRGAAGARPSPGSPSAPGAPPGASPGTPLGAPPSAEGAEAAVRAAEESGPGAGPGAERGPEPEPEPEPGGGPHPGAGRGPDPLPGPRPSARWPSARRVRLRRRILGRTAEGLADGSGAGCEEARRAAGAPGGGCRARNARIGS, from the coding sequence ATGAACGACGAACGCTCCACACTGTCATCGAATCCCCTTCCGGGCCACCTGCCGGTCAGGATGCGCGGCCCGGCGGACATGGCCGAGCTGCTCCCCTACCTCCTCGGCTTCTTCCCCGACGACAGCATCGTCGCGGTCGGGCTGCACGGCGCGGACCTGGAGCAGGGCGGAGTGATCCGGCTGGACATCCCCGAAAGCCCCGAGGAGTGGCAGGAGGCGGCCGGCGAGACGGCCGCGCTGCTGGTCCGGCTCTCCGAGCAGCGGGGCGGGAAGCCGGCCCAGGTGCTGCTCTACCTCTGTCAGGATCCGGATCCCGGCAGGCCCGAAGACCCCGGCCACGCCCCGGACGCCGCCGATGGTGCGACCGGCGCCGATCCGGCCACCCGCGGTCCGGGGCGACGCCGTCGCGAGGGCCGGACGACGGTGGAGCGCCTGGAACCGCTGGCCGAGGAGCTGCGGGCCGCCTTCGAGCTGCGGGGAGTGAAGGTCAAGGAGTCGCTCTGCGTCTCGGACGGCCGGTGGTGGTCGTTCCTCTGCAACCGGACGGGTTGCTGCGAGCCGACGGGCACGGTGATCCGTCGCACGAGCGGCCCCGGGCCGGTGGTCGCCGCCGCCACCTTCGCCGGCCTGGCCCCGCGTGGCAGCCGTAAGGCGATCATGGCGGGTCTGGCGCCGATCGACGGGCCGGAGGCGGAGCGCCAGCGCCTCGCCCTGGAGCGCTTCGCCCACCCCGCGGGCGGCCTGAACACGCCCGAGGGGGATCGGGCCGGCGCGCTGCTCGACGAGGTGATGGCGGAGTTCATCGCCGGCGCGCGGGGGATCGACGAGCACCGGGCGGCCCTGCTGCTGACGGGACTCCAGGACAAGCGCCTGCGCGACCGGGCCGCCGAGTTCGCGGAGCCCGACGAACTGGCCGGAGCCCAGCGGCTCTGGCGATTCCTCGCCCAGCGCTGCGTGATTCCGTACGACGAGTGCGCGTCGGCGCCGCTGACCCTGCTCGCGTGGACGTCCTGGCTCGCGGGGGACAGCGCGACGGCCCGGATCGCCCTGGCCCGGGTGCTGAAGCTCGATCCGTACTACCTGCTGGCGCAGTTGCTCCACGAATCGTTGAACGGAGGCCTGCCCCCCGACCTCCTGCTGAAGGGCCTGCGGGCCGAGCGGGCACGCAGAGGGGCCGCCGGGGCCCGGCCGAGTCCGGGGTCGCCCTCGGCGCCCGGAGCGCCGCCCGGAGCGTCACCTGGAACGCCGCTCGGGGCACCGCCGTCCGCGGAGGGGGCGGAAGCGGCGGTGCGGGCAGCGGAGGAGTCAGGGCCGGGCGCGGGGCCGGGCGCCGAGCGCGGCCCCGAGCCCGAGCCCGAGCCCGAGCCCGGGGGAGGTCCCCACCCGGGGGCCGGCCGCGGCCCCGACCCGCTGCCCGGCCCTCGGCCGTCCGCCCGGTGGCCGTCCGCGCGTCGGGTCAGGCTGCGCCGGCGGATCCTCGGGCGCACCGCCGAAGGGCTCGCCGACGGGTCGGGAGCAGGGTGCGAGGAGGCGAGGCGTGCCGCCGGCGCGCCCGGCGGCGGGTGTCGGGCCCGCAACGCCCGGATCGGATCCTGA
- a CDS encoding RecQ family ATP-dependent DNA helicase, which yields MDQPETPSSPTADTSDTSDTAADRSGATPAPAAPDAHGSDGAGAGGTSGPERAAVRARAEAVLRELAGPSATLREDQWLAIEALVVDHRRALVVQRTGWGKSAVYFIATALLRGRGAGPTVIVSPLLALMRNQVESAARAGIRARTINSANTEEWDEIQAEVAAGAVDILLVSPERLNNPDFRDQVLPKLAASTGLLVVDEAHCISDWGHDFRPDYRRLRTMLADLSPGVPVLATTATANARVTADVAEQLGTGTTDEHALVLRGPLDRESLSLAVLALPDPAHRLAWLADHLDRLPGSGIIYTLTVAAADEVTAFLRERGFTVASYSGRTEDAERRSAEADLLANRVKALVATSALGMGFDKPDLGFVVHLGSPSSPIAYYQQVGRAGRGVDRAEVLLLPGREDEAIWRYFASLAFPPEEQVRRTIDALAQAGRPLSTAALEPRVDLRRARLETMLKVLDVDGAVRRVKGGWTATGQPWAYDTARYAKVAASREAEQRAMREYASTSACRMEFLRRQLDDEQAAPCGRCDNCAGARHTADVSAEALGTARAALGRPGVTFEPRRLWPTGMESLGVPLKGRIPAGEQAETGRALGRLSDIGWGNRLRAMLADQAPDATVPTDVVNALVSVLADWARGPGGWAGPATAEGGRLERPVGVVTLASAGRPQLVGSLGAQIASIGRLPLLGRVEYAAGHAPQGGRSNSAQRLHSLAGALVLPPALENALAEAAGPVLLVDDLVDSGWTVTVAARLLRRAGASTVLPLVLAVQG from the coding sequence ATGGATCAGCCCGAGACCCCCTCCAGCCCGACGGCCGACACCTCCGACACCTCCGACACCGCTGCCGACCGAAGCGGCGCCACGCCGGCGCCGGCGGCCCCCGACGCGCACGGCTCCGACGGCGCGGGTGCCGGCGGCACGTCCGGGCCCGAGCGGGCCGCCGTGCGGGCGCGGGCCGAGGCCGTGCTGCGCGAGCTGGCAGGCCCCTCCGCGACCCTGCGTGAGGACCAGTGGCTGGCGATCGAGGCCCTGGTCGTCGATCACCGCCGGGCCCTGGTCGTCCAGCGCACCGGCTGGGGCAAGTCCGCCGTGTACTTCATCGCCACCGCCCTGCTGCGCGGTCGCGGCGCCGGTCCCACGGTGATCGTCTCGCCACTGCTCGCCCTCATGCGCAACCAGGTGGAGTCGGCCGCCCGGGCCGGGATCCGCGCCCGCACCATCAACTCGGCGAACACCGAGGAGTGGGACGAGATCCAGGCCGAGGTCGCGGCAGGGGCCGTGGACATCCTGCTGGTCAGCCCCGAGCGGCTGAACAATCCCGACTTCCGTGATCAGGTGCTGCCCAAGCTGGCCGCCTCCACCGGCCTGCTGGTGGTCGACGAGGCGCACTGCATCTCCGACTGGGGCCACGACTTCCGACCCGACTACCGGCGCCTTCGCACCATGCTCGCCGATCTGTCGCCCGGGGTTCCGGTGCTGGCCACCACCGCCACCGCCAACGCCCGGGTGACCGCCGACGTCGCCGAGCAGCTGGGCACCGGCACCACGGACGAGCACGCGCTCGTGCTGCGCGGCCCGCTCGACCGGGAGAGCCTGAGCCTCGCCGTGCTCGCCCTGCCGGATCCCGCGCACCGCCTGGCCTGGCTGGCCGATCACCTGGACCGGCTGCCCGGCTCCGGCATCATCTACACGCTCACGGTGGCCGCCGCGGACGAGGTCACCGCCTTCCTGCGGGAGCGCGGTTTCACCGTCGCCTCGTACTCGGGGCGCACGGAGGACGCGGAGCGCCGATCCGCCGAGGCCGATCTGCTGGCCAACAGGGTGAAGGCGCTGGTGGCGACCTCGGCTCTGGGCATGGGCTTCGACAAGCCCGACCTCGGGTTCGTCGTCCACCTCGGCTCGCCCAGCTCCCCGATCGCGTACTACCAGCAGGTCGGCCGCGCCGGGCGCGGGGTGGACCGGGCCGAGGTGCTGCTGCTCCCCGGACGCGAGGACGAAGCGATCTGGCGCTACTTCGCCTCCCTCGCCTTCCCGCCGGAGGAGCAGGTCCGGCGGACGATCGACGCGCTGGCGCAGGCCGGGCGGCCGTTGTCGACGGCGGCGCTGGAGCCCCGGGTCGATCTGCGGCGGGCCCGGCTGGAGACCATGCTCAAGGTCCTGGACGTGGACGGCGCCGTGCGCCGGGTCAAGGGCGGCTGGACGGCCACGGGACAGCCCTGGGCGTACGACACCGCCCGCTACGCCAAGGTGGCGGCCTCCCGGGAGGCCGAGCAGCGCGCGATGCGCGAGTACGCGTCCACCTCCGCCTGCCGGATGGAGTTCCTGCGCCGCCAGTTGGACGACGAGCAGGCGGCTCCCTGCGGCCGCTGCGACAACTGCGCGGGCGCCCGGCACACCGCCGACGTGTCCGCCGAGGCGTTGGGGACCGCCCGTGCGGCACTCGGCCGCCCCGGGGTGACCTTCGAGCCCCGACGCCTGTGGCCGACCGGGATGGAGTCGCTCGGCGTCCCGCTCAAGGGCCGGATCCCGGCGGGCGAACAGGCCGAGACCGGGCGCGCCCTCGGCCGGCTCTCCGACATCGGCTGGGGCAACCGGCTGCGCGCGATGCTGGCCGATCAGGCGCCGGACGCGACCGTCCCCACCGATGTGGTGAACGCCCTTGTCTCCGTCCTCGCCGACTGGGCCCGCGGGCCCGGCGGCTGGGCCGGCCCGGCGACGGCCGAGGGCGGCCGGCTGGAGCGACCGGTCGGCGTGGTCACCCTGGCCTCGGCCGGGCGGCCCCAGCTGGTCGGCAGCCTGGGCGCGCAGATCGCGTCGATCGGCCGGCTCCCGCTCCTGGGCCGGGTCGAGTACGCGGCCGGCCACGCGCCGCAGGGCGGGCGGAGCAACAGCGCCCAGCGGCTGCACTCGCTGGCGGGCGCGTTGGTCCTGCCGCCGGCGTTGGAGAACGCGCTCGCCGAGGCGGCCGGCCCGGTGCTGCTGGTCGACGACCTGGTCGACTCGGGCTGGACGGTCACGGTCGCGGCCCGCCTCCTGCGTCGGGCCGGCGCGAGCACGGTGCTGCCCCTGGTGCTGGCCGTCCAGGGGTGA